One window of Vitis riparia cultivar Riparia Gloire de Montpellier isolate 1030 chromosome 5, EGFV_Vit.rip_1.0, whole genome shotgun sequence genomic DNA carries:
- the LOC117913975 gene encoding PLASMODESMATA CALLOSE-BINDING PROTEIN 3 isoform X2: protein MAALAKVVAIMIASMAILATVAGGATPVIGPTPVVGGGTTPNPAEGGASWCVARSDASEQGLQTALDYACGSGADCTPIQTSGLCYLPNTLQAHASYAFNSFFQRKSMAPGSCDFSGTANIARTDPSYGSCVYPSSLSTAGGMSTPASTPSTPGVIYPPPSPISSTPLAGISGGYNPGLGPTVPTTNNSVTSMKLSVFSILMHITFFLALLFTFQPMLVF, encoded by the exons ATGGCAGCTCTGGCCAAGGTGGTGGCAATCATGATAGCGTCTATGGCCATCCTAGCGACGGTGGCTGGCGGGGCAACCCCAGTTATAGGCCCAACCCCCGTAGTGGGAGGTGGAACAACCCCAAACCCAGCAGAGGGAGGAGCAAGCTGGTGTGTGGCTAGGAGCGACGCCAGCGAGCAGGGTTTGCAAACAGCCTTGGACTACGCGTGTGGATCAGGCGCAGATTGCACTCCCATACAGACGTCCGGACTCTGTTATCTCCCAAACACCCTTCAGGCCCATGCCTCCTACGCCTTCAACAGCTTCTTCCAGCGCAAGTCCATGGCTCCTGGCTCTTGCGACTTCTCCGGCACCGCCAACATTGCCCGCACTGACCCCA GCTATGGATCTTGCGTCTACCCATCTTCTCTAAG CACGGCAGGAGGGATGTCTACTCCAGCTTCAACACCATCCACACCAGGTGTTATATATCCACCACCATCGCCGATAAGTTCTACACCACTCGCAGGCATTTCTGGAGGATACAATCCTGGCTTGGGCCCTACAGTACCAACCACCAACAATTCTGTGACTTCTATGAAGTTGTCTGTTTTTTCTATCTTAATGCACATCACTTTCTTTCTTGCCTTGCTATTTACTTTTCAACCAATGTTAGTCTTTTAA
- the LOC117913975 gene encoding glucan endo-1,3-beta-glucosidase isoform X1 — protein sequence MAALAKVVAIMIASMAILATVAGGATPVIGPTPVVGGGTTPNPAEGGASWCVARSDASEQGLQTALDYACGSGADCTPIQTSGLCYLPNTLQAHASYAFNSFFQRKSMAPGSCDFSGTANIARTDPSYGSCVYPSSLSFDFAYLQHGRRDVYSSFNTIHTRCYISTTIADKFYTTRRHFWRIQSWLGPYSTNHQQFCDFYEVVCFFYLNAHHFLSCLAIYFSTNVSLLSRVC from the exons ATGGCAGCTCTGGCCAAGGTGGTGGCAATCATGATAGCGTCTATGGCCATCCTAGCGACGGTGGCTGGCGGGGCAACCCCAGTTATAGGCCCAACCCCCGTAGTGGGAGGTGGAACAACCCCAAACCCAGCAGAGGGAGGAGCAAGCTGGTGTGTGGCTAGGAGCGACGCCAGCGAGCAGGGTTTGCAAACAGCCTTGGACTACGCGTGTGGATCAGGCGCAGATTGCACTCCCATACAGACGTCCGGACTCTGTTATCTCCCAAACACCCTTCAGGCCCATGCCTCCTACGCCTTCAACAGCTTCTTCCAGCGCAAGTCCATGGCTCCTGGCTCTTGCGACTTCTCCGGCACCGCCAACATTGCCCGCACTGACCCCA GCTATGGATCTTGCGTCTACCCATCTTCTCTAAG CTTTGATTTTGCATATCTGCAGCACGGCAGGAGGGATGTCTACTCCAGCTTCAACACCATCCACACCAGGTGTTATATATCCACCACCATCGCCGATAAGTTCTACACCACTCGCAGGCATTTCTGGAGGATACAATCCTGGCTTGGGCCCTACAGTACCAACCACCAACAATTCTGTGACTTCTATGAAGTTGTCTGTTTTTTCTATCTTAATGCACATCACTTTCTTTCTTGCCTTGCTATTTACTTTTCAACCAATGTTAGTCTTTTAAGCAGGGTATGCTAG
- the LOC117913974 gene encoding purple acid phosphatase 15-like isoform X3, with protein MGVASVSAISLAVLAAFSFLCVDGDGIPTTLDGPFKPLTVPLDTSFRGNAVDLPHTDPRLQRTVQGFEPEQISVTLSATYDSVWISWVTGEFQIGDNIKPLDPKSVASQVFYGKKKHRLVHMSNGHSLVYNQLYPFEGLQNYTSGIIHHVRLTGLKPDTVYYYQCGDASIPALSDIHYFKTMAASGPRSYPNRIAVVGDLGLTYNTTSTISHLMSNDPDLIVFVGDVCYANMYLTNGTGSDCYSCSFSQTPIHETYQPRWDYWGRFMQPLISKIPIMAVEGNHEIEEQAENQTFVAYSSRFAFPSKESGSSSTFYYSFNAGGIHVIMLGAYISYDKSEEQYKWLERDLKKVDRKVTPWLVATWHPPWYSTYKAHYREAECMRVAMEDLLYNYGVDIIFSGHVHAYERSNRVYNYTLDPCGPVYITVGDGGNREKMAIPHADEPGPAAGRFCWDRQPDYSAYRETSFGHGILEMKNETVALWTWHRNQDFYNLAGDQIYIVRQPDRCPVETKF; from the exons ATGGGTGTGGCATCAGTGAGTGCAATTTCGCTTGCTGTGTTGGCTGCATTCAGCTTCCTGTGTGTTGATGGCGATGGTATTCCCACCACTCTTGATGGGCCCTTCAAGCCCCTCACTGTTCCTCTTGACACCAGCTTCCGCGGAAACGCTGTGGATTTGCCTCACACTGACCCTCGACTTCAGAGGACGGTCCAAGGCTTTGAGCCTGAACAAATCTCTGTCACCCTCTCTGCTACCTATGATTCTGTTTGGATCTCTTGGGTTACAG GGGAGTTTCAAATTGGGGACAACATAAAACCATTAGATCCTAAAAGTGTAGCAAGCCAAGTTTTTTATGGGAAGAAAAAGCATCGATTGGTTCACATGTCCAACGGCCATTCTCTGGTTTACAACCAACTCTATCCATTTGAAGGCCTTCAGAACTACACCTCCGGAATTATACACCATGTTCGTCTCACAG GGCTTAAACCTGATACAGTATATTATTATCAATGTGGCGATGCATCTATACCAGCCTTGAGTGATATACACTACTTCAAGACCATGGCGGCATCTGGTCCGAGGAGTTACCCCAACAGAATAGCAGTGGTGGGTGACCTTGGCCTTACATACAATACGACTTCAACAATTAGTCACTTGATGAGCAACGACCCAGATCTTATTGTATTCGTCGGGGATGTATGTTATGCTAACATGTATCTCACAAATGGAACTGGGTCTGATTGCTACTCTTGCTCTTTTTCACAAACTCCCATCCATGAAACCTATCAGCCCCGATGGGACTACTGGGGAAG GTTTATGCAGCCTTTGATATCGAAAATTCCGATAATGGCGGTAGAAGGGAACCATGAGATAGAAGAACAAGCTGAAAATCAGACATTTGTGGCTTACAGTTCTCGATTTGCATTTCCATCAAAAGAAAGTGGATCATCATCTACATTCTACTATTCTTTCAATGCTGGGGGTATACACGTCATAATGCTTGGTGCCTATATTTCTTATGACAAATCAG AGGAACAATACAAGTGGTTGGAGAGAGACCTGAAAAAGGTAGACAGAAAAGTAACACCATGGTTGGTAGCTACTTGGCACCCACCTTGGTACAGCACCTACAAGGCGCATTACAGAGAAGCCGAGTGTATGAGAGTGGCTATGGAAGATTTACTCTACAATTATGGTGTTGACATCATCTTCAGTGGACAT GTTCATGCCTATGAGAGATCAAACCGAGTATATAACTATACACTGGACCCCTGTGGCCCTGTGTATATCACAGTTGGTGATGGCGGTAATCGAGAAAAGATGGCGATTCCACATGCTGATGAACCTG GCCCTGCAGCGGGTCGCTTCTGTTGGGACCGGCAGCCTGATTATAGTGCATACAGAGAAACCAGTTTTGGCCATGGCATCCTAGAG ATGAAAAATGAGACCGTTGCACTATGGACATGGCACCGGAATCAGGACTTTTACAACCTTGCAGGAGACCAGATTTACATTGTAAGGCAACCTGATAGGTGCCCCGTTGAAACCAAG TTTTAA
- the LOC117913974 gene encoding purple acid phosphatase 15-like isoform X2 yields the protein MGVASVSAISLAVLAAFSFLCVDGDGIPTTLDGPFKPLTVPLDTSFRGNAVDLPHTDPRLQRTVQGFEPEQISVTLSATYDSVWISWVTGEFQIGDNIKPLDPKSVASQVFYGKKKHRLVHMSNGHSLVYNQLYPFEGLQNYTSGIIHHVRLTGLKPDTVYYYQCGDASIPALSDIHYFKTMAASGPRSYPNRIAVVGDLGLTYNTTSTISHLMSNDPDLIVFVGDVCYANMYLTNGTGSDCYSCSFSQTPIHETYQPRWDYWGRFMQPLISKIPIMAVEGNHEIEEQAENQTFVAYSSRFAFPSKESGSSSTFYYSFNAGGIHVIMLGAYISYDKSEEQYKWLERDLKKVDRKVTPWLVATWHPPWYSTYKAHYREAECMRVAMEDLLYNYGVDIIFSGHVHAYERSNRVYNYTLDPCGPVYITVGDGGNREKMAIPHADEPGQCPEPSTTPDKYMGGFCAFNFTSGPAAGRFCWDRQPDYSAYRETSFGHGILEMKNETVALWTWHRNQDFYNLAGDQIYIVRQPDRCPVETKF from the exons ATGGGTGTGGCATCAGTGAGTGCAATTTCGCTTGCTGTGTTGGCTGCATTCAGCTTCCTGTGTGTTGATGGCGATGGTATTCCCACCACTCTTGATGGGCCCTTCAAGCCCCTCACTGTTCCTCTTGACACCAGCTTCCGCGGAAACGCTGTGGATTTGCCTCACACTGACCCTCGACTTCAGAGGACGGTCCAAGGCTTTGAGCCTGAACAAATCTCTGTCACCCTCTCTGCTACCTATGATTCTGTTTGGATCTCTTGGGTTACAG GGGAGTTTCAAATTGGGGACAACATAAAACCATTAGATCCTAAAAGTGTAGCAAGCCAAGTTTTTTATGGGAAGAAAAAGCATCGATTGGTTCACATGTCCAACGGCCATTCTCTGGTTTACAACCAACTCTATCCATTTGAAGGCCTTCAGAACTACACCTCCGGAATTATACACCATGTTCGTCTCACAG GGCTTAAACCTGATACAGTATATTATTATCAATGTGGCGATGCATCTATACCAGCCTTGAGTGATATACACTACTTCAAGACCATGGCGGCATCTGGTCCGAGGAGTTACCCCAACAGAATAGCAGTGGTGGGTGACCTTGGCCTTACATACAATACGACTTCAACAATTAGTCACTTGATGAGCAACGACCCAGATCTTATTGTATTCGTCGGGGATGTATGTTATGCTAACATGTATCTCACAAATGGAACTGGGTCTGATTGCTACTCTTGCTCTTTTTCACAAACTCCCATCCATGAAACCTATCAGCCCCGATGGGACTACTGGGGAAG GTTTATGCAGCCTTTGATATCGAAAATTCCGATAATGGCGGTAGAAGGGAACCATGAGATAGAAGAACAAGCTGAAAATCAGACATTTGTGGCTTACAGTTCTCGATTTGCATTTCCATCAAAAGAAAGTGGATCATCATCTACATTCTACTATTCTTTCAATGCTGGGGGTATACACGTCATAATGCTTGGTGCCTATATTTCTTATGACAAATCAG AGGAACAATACAAGTGGTTGGAGAGAGACCTGAAAAAGGTAGACAGAAAAGTAACACCATGGTTGGTAGCTACTTGGCACCCACCTTGGTACAGCACCTACAAGGCGCATTACAGAGAAGCCGAGTGTATGAGAGTGGCTATGGAAGATTTACTCTACAATTATGGTGTTGACATCATCTTCAGTGGACAT GTTCATGCCTATGAGAGATCAAACCGAGTATATAACTATACACTGGACCCCTGTGGCCCTGTGTATATCACAGTTGGTGATGGCGGTAATCGAGAAAAGATGGCGATTCCACATGCTGATGAACCTGGTCAGTGCCCTGAACCATCTACAACACCAGATAAATATATGGGTGGCTTCTGTGCATTCAATTTTACTTCAGGCCCTGCAGCGGGTCGCTTCTGTTGGGACCGGCAGCCTGATTATAGTGCATACAGAGAAACCAGTTTTGGCCATGGCATCCTAGAG ATGAAAAATGAGACCGTTGCACTATGGACATGGCACCGGAATCAGGACTTTTACAACCTTGCAGGAGACCAGATTTACATTGTAAGGCAACCTGATAGGTGCCCCGTTGAAACCAAG TTTTAA
- the LOC117913974 gene encoding purple acid phosphatase 15-like isoform X1 translates to MGVASVSAISLAVLAAFSFLCVDGDGIPTTLDGPFKPLTVPLDTSFRGNAVDLPHTDPRLQRTVQGFEPEQISVTLSATYDSVWISWVTGEFQIGDNIKPLDPKSVASQVFYGKKKHRLVHMSNGHSLVYNQLYPFEGLQNYTSGIIHHVRLTGLKPDTVYYYQCGDASIPALSDIHYFKTMAASGPRSYPNRIAVVGDLGLTYNTTSTISHLMSNDPDLIVFVGDVCYANMYLTNGTGSDCYSCSFSQTPIHETYQPRWDYWGRFMQPLISKIPIMAVEGNHEIEEQAENQTFVAYSSRFAFPSKESGSSSTFYYSFNAGGIHVIMLGAYISYDKSEEQYKWLERDLKKVDRKVTPWLVATWHPPWYSTYKAHYREAECMRVAMEDLLYNYGVDIIFSGHVHAYERSNRVYNYTLDPCGPVYITVGDGGNREKMAIPHADEPGQCPEPSTTPDKYMGGFCAFNFTSGPAAGRFCWDRQPDYSAYRETSFGHGILEMKNETVALWTWHRNQDFYNLAGDQIYIVRQPDRCPVETKVI, encoded by the exons ATGGGTGTGGCATCAGTGAGTGCAATTTCGCTTGCTGTGTTGGCTGCATTCAGCTTCCTGTGTGTTGATGGCGATGGTATTCCCACCACTCTTGATGGGCCCTTCAAGCCCCTCACTGTTCCTCTTGACACCAGCTTCCGCGGAAACGCTGTGGATTTGCCTCACACTGACCCTCGACTTCAGAGGACGGTCCAAGGCTTTGAGCCTGAACAAATCTCTGTCACCCTCTCTGCTACCTATGATTCTGTTTGGATCTCTTGGGTTACAG GGGAGTTTCAAATTGGGGACAACATAAAACCATTAGATCCTAAAAGTGTAGCAAGCCAAGTTTTTTATGGGAAGAAAAAGCATCGATTGGTTCACATGTCCAACGGCCATTCTCTGGTTTACAACCAACTCTATCCATTTGAAGGCCTTCAGAACTACACCTCCGGAATTATACACCATGTTCGTCTCACAG GGCTTAAACCTGATACAGTATATTATTATCAATGTGGCGATGCATCTATACCAGCCTTGAGTGATATACACTACTTCAAGACCATGGCGGCATCTGGTCCGAGGAGTTACCCCAACAGAATAGCAGTGGTGGGTGACCTTGGCCTTACATACAATACGACTTCAACAATTAGTCACTTGATGAGCAACGACCCAGATCTTATTGTATTCGTCGGGGATGTATGTTATGCTAACATGTATCTCACAAATGGAACTGGGTCTGATTGCTACTCTTGCTCTTTTTCACAAACTCCCATCCATGAAACCTATCAGCCCCGATGGGACTACTGGGGAAG GTTTATGCAGCCTTTGATATCGAAAATTCCGATAATGGCGGTAGAAGGGAACCATGAGATAGAAGAACAAGCTGAAAATCAGACATTTGTGGCTTACAGTTCTCGATTTGCATTTCCATCAAAAGAAAGTGGATCATCATCTACATTCTACTATTCTTTCAATGCTGGGGGTATACACGTCATAATGCTTGGTGCCTATATTTCTTATGACAAATCAG AGGAACAATACAAGTGGTTGGAGAGAGACCTGAAAAAGGTAGACAGAAAAGTAACACCATGGTTGGTAGCTACTTGGCACCCACCTTGGTACAGCACCTACAAGGCGCATTACAGAGAAGCCGAGTGTATGAGAGTGGCTATGGAAGATTTACTCTACAATTATGGTGTTGACATCATCTTCAGTGGACAT GTTCATGCCTATGAGAGATCAAACCGAGTATATAACTATACACTGGACCCCTGTGGCCCTGTGTATATCACAGTTGGTGATGGCGGTAATCGAGAAAAGATGGCGATTCCACATGCTGATGAACCTGGTCAGTGCCCTGAACCATCTACAACACCAGATAAATATATGGGTGGCTTCTGTGCATTCAATTTTACTTCAGGCCCTGCAGCGGGTCGCTTCTGTTGGGACCGGCAGCCTGATTATAGTGCATACAGAGAAACCAGTTTTGGCCATGGCATCCTAGAG ATGAAAAATGAGACCGTTGCACTATGGACATGGCACCGGAATCAGGACTTTTACAACCTTGCAGGAGACCAGATTTACATTGTAAGGCAACCTGATAGGTGCCCCGTTGAAACCAAGGTAATTTAA
- the LOC117913974 gene encoding purple acid phosphatase 15-like isoform X4, with protein sequence MGVASVSAISLAVLAAFSFLCVDGDGIPTTLDGPFKPLTVPLDTSFRGNAVDLPHTDPRLQRTVQGFEPEQISVTLSATYDSVWISWVTGEFQIGDNIKPLDPKSVASQVFYGKKKHRLVHMSNGHSLVYNQLYPFEGLQNYTSGIIHHVRLTGLKPDTVYYYQCGDASIPALSDIHYFKTMAASGPRSYPNRIAVVGDLGLTYNTTSTISHLMSNDPDLIVFVGDVCYANMYLTNGTGSDCYSCSFSQTPIHETYQPRWDYWGRFMQPLISKIPIMAVEGNHEIEEQAENQTFVAYSSRFAFPSKESGSSSTFYYSFNAGGIHVIMLGAYISYDKSEEQYKWLERDLKKVDRKVTPWLVATWHPPWYSTYKAHYREAECMRVAMEDLLYNYGVDIIFSGHVRLIFLSFTFPGIYCFIGQQVHAYERSNRVYNYTLDPCGPVYITVGDGGNREKMAIPHADEPGQCPEPSTTPDKYMGGFCAFNFTSGPAAGRFCWDRQPDYSAYRETSFGHGILEMKNETVALWTWHRNQDFYNLAGDQIYIVRQPDRCPVETKVI encoded by the exons ATGGGTGTGGCATCAGTGAGTGCAATTTCGCTTGCTGTGTTGGCTGCATTCAGCTTCCTGTGTGTTGATGGCGATGGTATTCCCACCACTCTTGATGGGCCCTTCAAGCCCCTCACTGTTCCTCTTGACACCAGCTTCCGCGGAAACGCTGTGGATTTGCCTCACACTGACCCTCGACTTCAGAGGACGGTCCAAGGCTTTGAGCCTGAACAAATCTCTGTCACCCTCTCTGCTACCTATGATTCTGTTTGGATCTCTTGGGTTACAG GGGAGTTTCAAATTGGGGACAACATAAAACCATTAGATCCTAAAAGTGTAGCAAGCCAAGTTTTTTATGGGAAGAAAAAGCATCGATTGGTTCACATGTCCAACGGCCATTCTCTGGTTTACAACCAACTCTATCCATTTGAAGGCCTTCAGAACTACACCTCCGGAATTATACACCATGTTCGTCTCACAG GGCTTAAACCTGATACAGTATATTATTATCAATGTGGCGATGCATCTATACCAGCCTTGAGTGATATACACTACTTCAAGACCATGGCGGCATCTGGTCCGAGGAGTTACCCCAACAGAATAGCAGTGGTGGGTGACCTTGGCCTTACATACAATACGACTTCAACAATTAGTCACTTGATGAGCAACGACCCAGATCTTATTGTATTCGTCGGGGATGTATGTTATGCTAACATGTATCTCACAAATGGAACTGGGTCTGATTGCTACTCTTGCTCTTTTTCACAAACTCCCATCCATGAAACCTATCAGCCCCGATGGGACTACTGGGGAAG GTTTATGCAGCCTTTGATATCGAAAATTCCGATAATGGCGGTAGAAGGGAACCATGAGATAGAAGAACAAGCTGAAAATCAGACATTTGTGGCTTACAGTTCTCGATTTGCATTTCCATCAAAAGAAAGTGGATCATCATCTACATTCTACTATTCTTTCAATGCTGGGGGTATACACGTCATAATGCTTGGTGCCTATATTTCTTATGACAAATCAG AGGAACAATACAAGTGGTTGGAGAGAGACCTGAAAAAGGTAGACAGAAAAGTAACACCATGGTTGGTAGCTACTTGGCACCCACCTTGGTACAGCACCTACAAGGCGCATTACAGAGAAGCCGAGTGTATGAGAGTGGCTATGGAAGATTTACTCTACAATTATGGTGTTGACATCATCTTCAGTGGACATGTAAGACTCATCTTTCTCTCATTCACTT TTCCAGGCATCTATTGTTTCATTGGGCAACAGGTTCATGCCTATGAGAGATCAAACCGAGTATATAACTATACACTGGACCCCTGTGGCCCTGTGTATATCACAGTTGGTGATGGCGGTAATCGAGAAAAGATGGCGATTCCACATGCTGATGAACCTGGTCAGTGCCCTGAACCATCTACAACACCAGATAAATATATGGGTGGCTTCTGTGCATTCAATTTTACTTCAGGCCCTGCAGCGGGTCGCTTCTGTTGGGACCGGCAGCCTGATTATAGTGCATACAGAGAAACCAGTTTTGGCCATGGCATCCTAGAG ATGAAAAATGAGACCGTTGCACTATGGACATGGCACCGGAATCAGGACTTTTACAACCTTGCAGGAGACCAGATTTACATTGTAAGGCAACCTGATAGGTGCCCCGTTGAAACCAAGGTAATTTAA